The Chloroflexota bacterium region AACGTGCCCAGTGAACGGTCTGCTCGAGTAACGGAAAGGCGCTCCCTGCGAAACCGGTCGGTGAAGCGCAGTCTGCGGACGTCGCGGACGAAGGCGGCGCGCGCGCTCAGCGGCGGGGACGCGGAGGCGGCGCAGCAGGCTGTCCACAGCACGCTCCGCGACATCGACGTGGCCGCTCGGAAGGGCGTCATCCACGCGAACAAGGCCGCCCGCACGAAATCGAGGCTCGCCCGGAAGCTCAACGCCGCGCAAGCCGACGCCTAGGCCCACCCCGGTCCGCTCCAATGAGCACTGTCAGGGCAATCGCCGTCGTCATCAGCGCACCCCACGACGTGAACCTTGTCCTAACTGTGCGCCGCCCCGACGATGACGATGACCTCCCCGGCGTCTGGGGGCTGCCCGCTACGACCGTTCGCAAGGGCGAGGCTGACTCCGATGCCGCGCTGCGGCTGGGCGAGACGAAGCTGTGCAGCCCCGTGACGCTCAGGAACCTTCTCTCCGACGGGACGCAAAACCGCCCCGACAACAAGCTCTACATGCGGCTGTACTCCGCGACCATGACCAACCCCGAGCCATCACTTCCTGCGAGCGCGGGGGAGGAGGGCGTCACTTTCTATGCCGAATGGCGATGGGCGCCGATGTCGTCGCTGGTGGAGGGGGCGGAGCGCGGGTCGCTGTGCTGCGCGCTGGCGCTGCGGTCGCACGGGGCGCGGGCACGGTGACGGGCATGGAGCAGCACGTCCTCGTCCGCTTCTACCACGAGATCGCCCTGAAGGGGGGCAACCGG contains the following coding sequences:
- the rpsT gene encoding 30S ribosomal protein S20 is translated as MPSERSARVTERRSLRNRSVKRSLRTSRTKAARALSGGDAEAAQQAVHSTLRDIDVAARKGVIHANKAARTKSRLARKLNAAQADA
- a CDS encoding NUDIX hydrolase, producing the protein MSTVRAIAVVISAPHDVNLVLTVRRPDDDDDLPGVWGLPATTVRKGEADSDAALRLGETKLCSPVTLRNLLSDGTQNRPDNKLYMRLYSATMTNPEPSLPASAGEEGVTFYAEWRWAPMSSLVEGAERGSLCCALALRSHGARAR